From Homalodisca vitripennis isolate AUS2020 chromosome 1, UT_GWSS_2.1, whole genome shotgun sequence, the proteins below share one genomic window:
- the LOC124353260 gene encoding neutrophil collagenase-like, with product MRLLVIVLVHLAAVNMTLTYLEKYGYLNSNGTSLTNNIKDAVTRFQEVFGLQVTGSENEERLRLMDIPRCSKSDEGIAPFSVNPQVKWNSTQITWNMIGSGIQYANIVERAFSLYSKHSALEFRRSYSNPTIMVVIFPRKHKAYYLKSTGTYDFGGPGSVLGHAFLPRSWLNQSDIHLDFEEDWDFTMNIPAPEKTSLFLVMVHEIGHTLGLQH from the coding sequence atgcggtTACTTGTAATTGTACTGGTCCACCTGGCAGCAGTAAACATGACCCTGACCTATTTAGAGAAATACGGCTATCTCAACAGCAATGGAACATCACTGACTAACAATATTAAGGACGCCGTTACGAGGTTCCAGGAGGTCTTTGGACTACAGGTGACCGGATCTGAAAACGAAGAGAGGCTGAGGCTGATGGACATACCCAGGTGCAGTAAGTCGGACGAAGGCATAGCCCCGTTTTCCGTGAACCCACAAGTTAAATGGAACTCAACTCAGATCACGTGGAACATGATTGGCTCTGGCATCCAGTATGCTAACATCGTTGAAAGAGCGTTTTCTTTGTACTCCAAACACTCTGCCCTCGAATTCCGTAGGAGTTACAGTAATCCCACTATAATGGTAGTAATTTTCCCTAGGAAACACAAGGCATACTACCTTAAAAGCACTGGCACATACGATTTTGGCGGTCCAGGCAGCGTTCTCGGCCACGCCTTTCTCCCTCGATCATGGCTGAACCAATCAGATATACACCTTGATTTCGAAGAGGACTGGGACTTTACAATGAATATACCCGCACCAGAGAAGACTTCTTTGTTTTTAGTGATGGTCCATGAAATAGGCCACACTCTCGGTCTTCAGCATTAG